CGGCGACGATGAAGGCCGGTTGGCGCAGCACCTGGGCCAAGGGGCGCGGGGTGCCGGGCTCATGGGTGGTCTCGGGGGGCGGCAGGCGGACGATGGTGAGCACCAGCAGCGCCAGCACATAGAGGGCGCCAAGCCCTACAAAACTCATCAGAAAGGGCGTTTCCCCCAGTGCGCGGCTGGTATTGGCAAGCCAGGGGCCCAAGAAGGCGGCCAGCACACCGCCGCTCATGACCAGGCCGATGGCCCGATCGCGGAGCCGCAGCGGGGCCACTTCGGTGGCGGCGAAGCGATACAGCTGGCCGAAGCCAATACCGATGCCGATCAGCCAGGTGGCGAGCATGAAGCGCCAGAAATCCTCGCCGATCAGGGCCTCGCAGGCCACGCCGACGCCGACCAGCCCTATAAGATGGCCGAGCATGAAACCGCGTCGCCGGCCGAGGCGAGCCATGATCAGCGAGGCCGGCACGGTCGCGCACATCAGTCCCAGCCACTGGGTGGCCACTGGCGCCGTTGACCAGGCGGGACTCGGTGCCAGGCTGGCGCCAATCAGTGGCGACACCGGGATGAGCAGGCTGTTGCCAGTGATCAGCAGTGCCTGGCACAGCGACAGCAGGAAGACGCTCAAGGGCATGAGGGGGAGTCCTCCAGGCGGGAGAGGCTAGCGCCAAAGCGCTGACGATAGACCGACGGTGACACGCCATAGCGTCGATGAAAGAGACGGCGTAACTGTTCGGCGCTGCCCAGCCGCCATTGGGCGGCAAGGCGCTCCAGAGGCGGAGCCGGGCTGGCCGTGAGCAGTTGCTGGCGCGCCCCTTCGAGGCGCAGTTGCGTCAGGTAGGCGCCGGGAGTGGTATCGAGGTGGTGCCTAAAGAGACGCGACAGGTGGCGCGGGGTGACCGCCATCCGAGCCGCCATGCTCTCCAGGTCATGCGGTTCGGCGGGATCGGCGTGCAGCCGGTCCAGCAGCTCGCGCAGCGACCCGCTGGCCCGCTGTTGGTAGCGCAGCGCCTCGCTGAACTGGGCCTGGCCGCCCGGACGATGCAGGAACATCACCAGCTCGCGAGCCACCTGACCGGCCAGCTCGCCACCCTGATCGGCCTCGACCAGCGACAGGGCCAGATCGATGCCGGCGGTGACCCCGGCGCTGGTATAGCGTCCCCGGTCTTGCACATAGAGGGCATCGGGTTCGACCTGGATCAGCGGATAGGCCTGCGCCAGCGCCTCTGCATGGCGCCAGTGAGTCGTGGCCCGGCACCCGTCCAAAAGTCCGGCCCTGGCCAGCAGGAAGGCGCCCGTGCAGATGGCGCCCAGGCGCCTGACTGTTGGGGCTATCTCGCGAAGGTTATCGATATGCTGCTGCGCCTGGCATTGCGCGAAGACACCACTACCGCCGGCCACCAGCAGGGTGTCCGGCGCGCCCCTTGCCGTCAGGCTCGCCCAGTCCAGGTCCGCCACCATCGACAGCCCGCCGTTGGTGGTCAGGGGGCCGGGTTCTTGGGCGAGCAGTTCGAGCGAGTAGAGCGCTTTGCCGGCACAGGCGTTGGCGCTGGCGAAGACCTGCCAGGGACCGCAGACATCGAGCACCTGACAGTCCGGATAGGCCAGCAGCGTGATGTGGCGTGATGGGGTGGGCGACGATGGGGATGACATCCAAGCACTCCAGGACGGGGAATGTCTTGAGTCTGGGCGCAAGGCCGGATGTCCACAACGACCAATATCCCACCGATAAGGACATTGCTTCCCACATATCTCCCCACATGGCTTCCCAAACAGACGACGCCCTGCCGAGTGGCAGGGCGTCGAGCGAGGACTCTGTCGGTGCTTGAGTCGGTGCTTGGGTCAGTGCTTGGTGCTTATTCAGCACGCAGGTCACTGCCTGGTCCGTTATCGGCTAGCCGGCGAAGGCGACATAGATGGCGATCACCAGGATCACTAGCACGATGCCGGCGGGCACGGCGCCTTTCCAGGGCGTCAGGTCGACGGCCTTGCTGTCTTCCTGCACCCAGTCGGTTTCACGGGGGCGCAGCTTGCCGATGATCAGCATGACCGCTACCAGCAGCACGAAGACCGCGGCCACGAAGTGGAACTCATGCATGATGGTCGGCAGCTTGTTGAACGGCGGTACGAAGTAGCCGGCGAAGATCAGCAGACAGCCGCCGATCAGGGCGATCTTGGCGGCGAGCGGTGGTACGCGCTTGGTCAGCAGGCCGACCACCACCACGGCAAGGATCGGGATGAAGTAGATGGCGTTCATCTTCTGCAGGTAGCCGAACAGGCTTTCCTGACCGGCCAGCAGCGGGGCGATGGTCATCGAGACGAAGGCCATGACCCAGCCGAACACCTTGCCGCAGTTGACGACCTGATCTTCGGTGGCGTCCTTCTTGAACACCCCCTTGTAGATGCCCAGGCTGAAGATGGTGGTGGTGCTGTTCAGCGCCGAGTTGAAGGACGACAGAATGGCGCCGACCATGACCGCGGCGAAGAAACCGGTGAGATAGGGCGGCAGCACGTCGAACACCAGGCGACCATAGGCTTCATCCGCCGCCACGCCCTGATCGGCATAGAGGTGATAGGCGATGATGCCTGGCAGCACCAGGTAGAGCGGCCCCAGCAGCTTGAAGAAGCCGGTCAGCAGCACGCCTTTCTGACCTTCGGCGAGGTTCTTGGCGGCAAAGGTGCGCTGGATGATCTGCTGGTTGGTGGTCCAGTAGAACACGTTGATCAGGAAGACACCGGTGAACAGGGTAAAGAAGGGAACCTGCTGCTCCGAACCGCCGATCGAGTTGAGCTTTTCCGGATTGGTCTCCTTGAGGATCTCCCAGCCGGCGAGCACGCCGCCGTCGGCGCTGACGGCCTGCAGGCCGAAGTACACGATCACGAAACCGCCGACCAGCAGGCCGATACCGTTGAGCGTGTCGGACACGGCGACGGTGCGCAGGCCGCCAAACAGGGCGTAGACCGAGCCGATCAGGCCCACCACCCAGACGGTCAGCCACAGCAGAGAAGTGCTGGACTCG
Above is a window of Halomonas sp. I5-271120 DNA encoding:
- a CDS encoding MFS transporter; its protein translation is MPLSVFLLSLCQALLITGNSLLIPVSPLIGASLAPSPAWSTAPVATQWLGLMCATVPASLIMARLGRRRGFMLGHLIGLVGVGVACEALIGEDFWRFMLATWLIGIGIGFGQLYRFAATEVAPLRLRDRAIGLVMSGGVLAAFLGPWLANTSRALGETPFLMSFVGLGALYVLALLVLTIVRLPPPETTHEPGTPRPLAQVLRQPAFIVAVLAGMVGYGVMNVAMTATPLAMTAAGHDFAHIATTIQWHVLAMFLPSFFTGHLSARFGARTIIVLGCLLLVASALVAQVAQSVGGFYTGLVLLGLGWNFTFLPATGLLTESYRPADKARTQAANEFLVFSTVAATALMAGPLVSEFGWAYLNTLLIPLSLVPILALAWQRLASRAPRPHIGG
- a CDS encoding GlxA family transcriptional regulator, yielding MSSPSSPTPSRHITLLAYPDCQVLDVCGPWQVFASANACAGKALYSLELLAQEPGPLTTNGGLSMVADLDWASLTARGAPDTLLVAGGSGVFAQCQAQQHIDNLREIAPTVRRLGAICTGAFLLARAGLLDGCRATTHWRHAEALAQAYPLIQVEPDALYVQDRGRYTSAGVTAGIDLALSLVEADQGGELAGQVARELVMFLHRPGGQAQFSEALRYQQRASGSLRELLDRLHADPAEPHDLESMAARMAVTPRHLSRLFRHHLDTTPGAYLTQLRLEGARQQLLTASPAPPLERLAAQWRLGSAEQLRRLFHRRYGVSPSVYRQRFGASLSRLEDSPSCP
- a CDS encoding solute:sodium symporter family transporter, which translates into the protein MHALTLASFVFFTGLVAFITWRITRRDDHKSTQGYFLAGRSLTFPLIAGSLLMTNLSTEQMVGLNGAAFSDGLSVMAWEVVAVIALVALALFFLPRFLKSGIATLPQLLSIRFDAGTQLITNVIFLIAYAVILLPIILYSGAIGLQGMLDLSGLTGIESSTSLLWLTVWVVGLIGSVYALFGGLRTVAVSDTLNGIGLLVGGFVIVYFGLQAVSADGGVLAGWEILKETNPEKLNSIGGSEQQVPFFTLFTGVFLINVFYWTTNQQIIQRTFAAKNLAEGQKGVLLTGFFKLLGPLYLVLPGIIAYHLYADQGVAADEAYGRLVFDVLPPYLTGFFAAVMVGAILSSFNSALNSTTTIFSLGIYKGVFKKDATEDQVVNCGKVFGWVMAFVSMTIAPLLAGQESLFGYLQKMNAIYFIPILAVVVVGLLTKRVPPLAAKIALIGGCLLIFAGYFVPPFNKLPTIMHEFHFVAAVFVLLVAVMLIIGKLRPRETDWVQEDSKAVDLTPWKGAVPAGIVLVILVIAIYVAFAG